A window of Indicator indicator isolate 239-I01 chromosome 40, UM_Iind_1.1, whole genome shotgun sequence contains these coding sequences:
- the HCN3 gene encoding potassium/sodium hyperpolarization-activated cyclic nucleotide-gated channel 3 has translation MDAAPSRSPEAREKPPVLDGEAAGAAPASPAAAEQIVAEGEAAAAAASTFVQRQLGAMLQPAVNKFSLRMFGSHRAVEIERQRVKSAGTWIIHPYSDFRFYWDLIMLLLMVGNLIILPVGITFFKDENTPPWIVFNVLSDTFFLADLVLNFRTGIVVEDNTEIILDPHTIKMKYLKSWFLVDFISSIPVDYIFLIVDLETQVDSDVYKTARALRIVRFTKILSLLRLLRLSRLIRYIHQWEEIFHMTYDLASAVVRIFNLIGMMLLLCHWDGCLQFLVPMLQDFPEDCWVSINHMVNDSWGKQYSHALFKAMSHMLCIGYGQQAPEGMTDVWLTMLSMIVGATCYAMFIGHATALIQSLDSSRRQYQEKYKQVEQYMSFHKLPGDTRQRIHEYYEHRYQGKMFDEENILGELSEPLKEEIINFNCRNLVANMPLFANADPNFVTAMLTKLRFEVFQPGDFIIREGTVGKKMYFIQHGVVSILTKGNKETKLSDGSYFGEICLLTRGRRTASVRADTYCRLYSLSVDNFNEVLEEYPMMRRAFETVAMDRLDRIGKKNSILLRKRAEHSSGPMNTEMIQQIVKHDQDVAHNIQDLQQMAIGRELSGKPVIWEPLVHAPLQTAAATTNVAIALTHQHSLQAHIFLPPSSISSPLSPEATLLTKQVRRSQPSLGGSRPSSVSSPSGAPSHLQTPAAGSPSSPMVQSQVSLESGTQRPSPGAQAAPPPRTVPKGELPTAAKQPPGGSQPQLSKSRGTSVSTSLLQQAAGAPSPSSEQALPAGRTLHYSLSRATGSHISLLMQPQQLVKHRSIQGLPVGRLTQDVRLLSASQPSLPNKVSQQADGSSLQQGRKSAGNLARRSSPSVAGLLAKPCPGTPAQPAHPQQMPSGSLAQSSRSVAGASTPQSPAATSRQAAGPSRKGSVAFSPEVETGKPKLPSNM, from the exons atgGACGCGGCGCCGAGCCGGAGCCCCGAGGCGCGGGAGAAGCCGCCAGTGCTGGACGGGGAGGCGGCGGGCGCGGCCCCGGCCTCGCCGGCGGCGGCGGAGCAGATCGTGGCGGAGGGCgaggcggcagcggcggcggcgagCACGTTCGTACAACGGCAGCTCGGGGCCATGCTGCAGCCCGCCGTGAACAAGTTCTCGCTGCGCATGTTCGGCAGCCACCGAGCCGTGGAGATCGAGCGGCAACGGGTTAAGTCGGCCGGTACCTGGATCATCCACCCCTACAGCGACTTCAG gttttACTGGGACCTCATCATGCTGCTCCTGATGGTGGGGAATTTGATCATCCTGCCCGTGGGCATCACCTTCTTCAAGGATGAGAACACCCCTCCCTGGATCGTTTTCAACGTCCTTTCAGACACTTTCTTCTTGGCTGACCTGGTGCTGAACTTCCGGACAGGCATCGTGGTGGAGGACAACACAGAGATCATCCTCGACCCTCACACCATCAAAATGAAGTACTTGAAGAGCTGGTTCCTGGTTGACTTCATCTCCTCCATCCCAGTTGACTACATCTTCCTCATCGTCGACCTGGAGACCCAGGTGGATTCTGATGTCTACAAGACCGCCCGGGCCCTGCGCATTGTTCGCTTCACCAAGATCCTCAGCCTGCTGCGCCTCCTGCGCCTCTCGCGCCTCATCCGCTACATCCACCAGTGGGAGGAG ATCTTCCACATGACTTACGACCTGGCCAGCGCTGTGGTGAGGATCTTCAACCTCATCGgtatgatgctgctgctgtgtcactgGGATGGCTGCCTCCAGTTCCTGGTGCCCATGCTGCAGGACTTCCCTGAGGACTGCTGGGTCTCCATCAACCACATGGTG AACGACTCCTGGGGGAAGCAGTACTCTCATGCCCTCTTCAAGGCCATGAGCCACATGCTCTGCATTGGCTACGGCCAGCAGGCACCCGAGGGCATGACGGACGTCTGGCTCACCATGCTCAGCATGATCGTGGGGGCCACCTGCTACGCCATGTTCATCGGCCACGCCACTGCCCTCATCCAGTCGCTGGATTCCTCCCGGCGCCAGTACCAGGAGAAG TACAAGCAAGTGGAGCAGTACATGTCCTTCCACAAGCTGCCAGGGGACACACGCCAGCGGATCCATGAGTACTACGAGCACCGCTACCAGGGCAAGATGTTTGATGAGGAGAACATCCTGGGGGAGCTCAGTGAGCCGCTCAAAGAG GAGATCATCAACTTCAACTGCCGCAACCTGGTGGCCAACATGCCCTTGTTTGCCAACGCGGACCCCAACTTCGTCACAGCCATGCTGACCAAGCTGCGCTTCGAGGTCTTCCAGCCTGGGGACTTCATCATCCGCGAGGGCACCGTGGGCAAAAAGATGTACTTCATCCAGCATGGAGTGGTCAGCATCCTCACCAAGGGCAACAAGGAGACAAAGCTGTCTGATGGCTCCTACTTCGGTg AAATCTGCCTGCTGACTCGGGGCAGGCGGACGGCCAGCGTGAGAGCTGACACCTACTGCCGCCTCTACTCCTTGTCTGTGGATAACTTCAACGAGGTGCTGGAGGAGTACCCCATGATGCGCAGAGCCTTCGAGACAGTGGCCATGGACCGCCTGGACCGCATAG GGAAGAAGAATTCCATCTTGCTCCGCAAgcgagctgagcacagctcggGGCCCATGAACACCGAGATGATCCAGCAGATCGTGAAGCATGACCAGGACGTGGCCCACAACATCCAGGACCTGCAGCAGATGGCCATTGGCCGGGAGCTGAGCGGCAAGCCGGTGATCTGGGAGCCGCTGGTGCACGCCCCCCTGCAGACAGCCGCCGCCACCACCAACGTGGCCATTGCCTTGActcaccagcacagcctgcaggccCACATCTTCCTGCCaccctcctccatctccagccCCCTCTCCCCCGAGGCCACCCTGCTCACCAAGCAAGTGCGCAggtcccagcccagcctggggggCTCCCGGCCTTCCTCCGTGAGCTCCCCGTCGGGGGCACCGTCTCACCTCCAGACACCTGCCGCCGGTTCGCCTTCCTCCCCCATGGTCCAGTCCCAGGTGTCCCTGGAGAGCGGGACCCAGAGACCAAGCCCCGGGGCGCAGGCAGCGCCGCCGCCGCGCACGGTACCGAAGGGAGAGCTGCCGACGGCGGCCAAGCAGCCCCCGGGCGGCTCCCAGCCGCAGCTCTCCAAGTCCCGAGGCACCTCGGTCTCCACCTCGCTGCTGCAGCAGGCGGCTGGggctccttcccccagctcggAGCAGGCACTGCCGGCGGGGAGAACGCTCCACTACAGTCTGTCCCGAGCCACCGGCTCCCACATCTCCCTTCtgatgcagccccagcagctggtgaAGCACAGGAGCATCCAGGGCCTGCCAGTGGGGAGGCTCACCCAGGACGTCCGGCTGCTCTCCGCCTCCCAGCCCTCCCTTCCCAACAAAGTGTCCCAGCAAGCCGACGGGAGCTccttgcagcagggcaggaagtCTGCGGGGAACCTGGCCCGCAGATCCTCTCCCTCGGTCGCTGGACTCCTCGCCAAGCCATGTCCGGggaccccagcccagccagcacaCCCTCAGCAGATGCCTTCAGGATCTCTGGCTCAATCCAGCCGCTCGGTGGCAGGAGCATCCACCCCGCAGTCCCCAGCCGccacctccaggcaggcagcaggtccCTCCCGCAAGGGCTCCGTGGCCTTCAGCCCCGAGGTGGAAACAGGGAAGCCCAAACTCCCCTCCAACATGTGA
- the FDPS gene encoding farnesyl pyrophosphate synthase, with protein MSGKGTEREEFMSFFPQIVRDLTEDGVGHPEVGDAVARLRKVLEYNAPGGKCNRGLTVLAAFRELTAPAQQDPESLRCALAIGWCIELLQAFFLVADDIMDSSLTRRGQPCWYKKEGIGLDAINDAFLLESSVYRLLKKYCGERPYYLHLLELFLQTGYQTELGQALDLITAPISQVDLNRFTEQRYKAIVKYKTAFYSFYLPVAAAMYMTGIDSKEEHDNAKAILLEMGEFFQIQDDYLDCFGDPELTGKVGTDIQDNKCSWLVVQCLRRVTPEQRQILEDNYGCKEPEKVAKVKELYETLGMRAAFQEYEESSYRRLQELIQKHSGRLPPEVFLGLARKIYKRQK; from the exons ATGAGCGGTAAGGGCACCGAGCGGGAGGAGTTCATGAGCTTCTTCCCTCAGATCGTCCGCGATCTGACGGAGGACGGCGTGGGGCACCCGGAGGTGGGCGACGCCGTGGCCCGGCTGCGGAAG GTGCTGGAGTACAACGCGCCCGGCGGGAAATGCAACCGCGGCCTTACGGTGCTGGCGGCCTTCCGGGAGCTGACGGCTCCCGCGCAGCAGGACCCGGAGAGCCTCCGGTGCGCCCTGGCCATCGGCTGGTGCATCGAGTTG TTGCAGGCCTTTTTTCTTGTGGCTGATGACATTATGGACTCGTCCCTCACCCGCCGGGGCCAGCCGTGCTGGTACAAGAAG gaggggatcGGGCTGGATGCCATCAACGATGCCTTCCTCCTTGAGTCATCTGTCTATAGGCTGCTGAAGAAGTACTGTGGGGAGCGCCCCTACTACCTGCACCTCTTGGAGCTGTTCTTGCAG acTGGCTACCAGACTGAGCTGGGACAGGCACTGGACCTCATCACTGCTCCCATTTCCCAGGTGGATTTGAATCGCTTCACTGAGCAGAG GTATAAGGCAATCGTGAAGTACAAGACAGCCTTCTACTCCTTCTacctgcctgtggctgctgccatgTACATG ACTGGGATTGACAGCAAGGAGGAGCATGACAACGCCAAAGCCATCCTGCTGGAGATGGGTGAATTCTTTCAGATCCAG GACGATTACCTGGACTGCTTTGGGGACCCAGAGCTGACAGGGAAGGTTGGCACCGACATCCAGGACAACAAATGCAGCTGGCTGGTGGTGCAGTGTCTGCGCCGGGTCACGCCCGAGCAGAGGCAGATCCTGGAG GACAACTATGGCTGTAAGGAGCCTGAGAAGGTGGCAAAGGTGAAGGAGCTCTATGAGACTCTGGGCatgagagctgcttttcaggagTACGAGGAGAGCAGCTACCGGCGCCTGCAGGAGCTGATCCAGAAGCACTCCGGACGCCTCCCCCCGGAGGTCTTCCTGGGCCTGGCTCGGAAGATTTACAAGCGGCAGAAGTGA